A window of Macaca thibetana thibetana isolate TM-01 chromosome 7, ASM2454274v1, whole genome shotgun sequence genomic DNA:
atacttaggaggctgaggtgggagaattgcttgaacctgggaggcggagggcgCAGTAAGCgcagatcgcaacactgcactccagcctgggcgacacagcgataCACCgtctcaaaccaaaccaaaccaaaccaaaccaaacaacagGTCAGTGGCTGCCATGGAttgcagagagagggagggatgaataggtggagcattGAGGATTTTTAGGAGAGTGAAACTATTCTGACTGATATTATAATGGTAGATACaggtcattatacatttgttcaaacCCATACAACACCAAGAGAGAACCCTGatataaactatggactctgggtgGTAACATCAGTTCATCTATTACAATTGTATGGCCCTGGCTGTGGATGACTGGGGAGGCTGTgcttgggtgggggtggggaggggacatgGGAACTGTACATTCCACACAGTTATGTATGAACCTcaaattggtttaaaaataaagtctattttttgcTAGTCTATTCCATTTTTGgtctattttctagaaaatattaaatctaaGTTTCCAAATTTTTGGCATAAAGTTGTGtcataatattctatttttaagtcCTTTTCTGTAGTTAAAAACTCCTTTTATATCCAGCAAATTTCTCTTTGtgccttctttgttttcttggtaATTATTTCCTGAGGTATGTTGATTTTATTAGctcttttttaaaaccaatttgTCCTTTGCTGATCTCtactttagttttcttatttaatacatttttaagtttatctttattcctttttttcattgGATTTAATGTTATGTTTTATAACTTCTTGAGTTTGGTAATTAACTCACACATTTTCCCAAAAAGGGTATTAAAAGCCTTTAGGGTTTCCTAAAAAAGAGGTCTATGCTGCTATCAACATATGTGTGTAGGTTTCTGTGTGAACACAggttttcagctcctttgggtaaataccgaGGAGGacaattgttggatcatatggtaaagATACTTAGACAAGTATCTTTTCTAACATAAGCACTTAACGGCTATGTATGTCTGCCTACATTCCTATacatgtgtgagtgcatgtgcacacacacacacgcaaactcACACAACACATGCTAAAGGTTTTAATTCatatgtggatatctagttttccatatatttattttcccatgGAATAaggatgcatttttttctatatctgtatctatatctaaatATTGGATAAGGCTTGTTAACTATGTTGTTCAAAACACCTACatacttacatttttttcccttcttacaCTATCAATTACTAAAAGAGGTACGTTAAAATCTTCTACTGTAATTGTGGACTCATCCAGTAAACTTAAAATTCTACCAACTTTTCTTCAAAGCAATTTTATTAGATGTATACATGTAAGATTTGTTAGACatctttagttttaaaaatcattatcacCTGACCTTATTTAGCCTCAATTATACTTGTTTTTCTtactgtgtttgtgtgtgcggtTGTGTTGTAAACATAGccactcacattttatttttgttcctgtttttctttttccttgttttcattCCTTACATACATATGGTTTAGTTTCATCTAAATAGTCTATCGTTCAATTTAAATGCGAAGAGATGTATTGGGGAGATCTGTGTTTTAACCAAATGGCTACTCCATTTACTTTTATCTTGTCTATTGtaatgtttgttttcatttccacCATCTAATATTATGCTTTTGACTTCCTTCTCCTTGGATTGCATTTAGGTTTCTCCCATTTTCTTCATCCCTTCCCCATTCGACCCCTACTTGTTTGGAAGTTAAATATAGTATTCTTAATGTGTCTGGTCTGGTGGTTATTCTCTCATTTTAACCTTGTATATTTTACTTCAAGCTGGCGTCTTCATGGTCTTCCAGAGTAATATAAGTTCACCTGAGGGTTTTACTTCCAAGCACTGTCCAAGTTACTGTTTCATGCtacattttccaatattttaattctattattattactattattatattatttttgagatggagacttgctctgctgcccaggttggagtgcagtggtgctatctaggctcactgcaacctctgcctcctgggttcaagcgatcctcctgcctcacttcctaagtagctgggattacaggcacctgccaccacgcctggctaatctttgtatttttagtagagatggggtttcatcatgtttgccaggctggtctcgaactcctgacctcaggtgatctgcttgccttggcctcccaaagtgctgggattacaggcatgagcccctgcgccctgccccactttgtttttaatactctcaaattcatcattattattttatataaccaAATCTGTTTACATGTACCTGAATCTTTGCCAACTGCTTCACTCACTGCTTCTCATGGCTAGTTCCTAAGGGTCTTctggtagttttttaaaatagtagcaCAGCCCCTGCATGGTAAACTCCTTTAGTATCTCTTTTCCCGAGAATGTCTTGATTTTGCCCCCCAGGTAAAGAATGGTTTAGCTTAGGATAAAACTCTAAGTTGACAATTATTTCCTTTCATActtaaaagacattattttcgTTTATTTTTCTGGCTTCTATTGTTGCCTTTACAAGGTCTGCAGTCAGTCTAATTGCCATCTCTTTGTTAGCAAGCTATCTTTTTTCTCTCATCGCTTCTAGGATCTTTTTTTGGCTTTGGACATTCCTGCAGCTTTTCTTGCACAATATGTCTTGGGCTCATTTCCTATCACGTATCTTTCCTCAGACTTGTAACTCCTGAATCTGAGGATGTATGTTTTTCATCAATATTATTACATTCTCAGCTGTTCTTTTGGGACATGGCTTCtgttgaaaaaaatcattgtatttCAATGGAAAACGATGTGTCCCCTACAGCACATAGATCTCACTTAGCAAGTCTCGCCCTGTTCACTGTCTGAGCTGTTTTGCCACTGCGCGTGGACTGCAGGCAGCTGACAGATGCGGAAGTTCTTAGTCGCCCAGTAGTGATTTAATTGGTAGTGCCTTGACTTCCTGCCCCTTTAGATAAACAAGTTTTGTGTCCATTTAGAATTCATCTTGAAATTCCTTTATTCTGTATAATTTTGTACTAGTTTGACTTTCCCATTGAACTGAGGAGAACATCTGCTTGGTTTCCTCATGCAATATGAGTAAAATAGATTCTTTagcatgtgttcatttttatatctgtatgtGAGTCATAACTTTAcctgttttctgaaaataatctCTTAACATTTCTCCCACATGCTATTTATTATTGCCTTCTACTATTCCAGCGAGTGTGTGTGGGAGCACCTATCCCCCGCATGGGAGGAAATGGCCCTCCTTGTCAGGCACAGCCTCTCCTGGTGGCTGCAGGCTTCCAGACCTGCTTTCTGCGTGACCTTGGCCACACTGTGCTCCGGCTGCCATATCTGAAAATAATCACAGCGCTTTCCTCAGAAGGTTGTTAATCTATGTAAAGCACTTGAaatagggcctggcacacagaagcACTACAGAAGTGTTAGATATTATTGCAACGACTGTAAATCattctttcctattttccatCTATTTAGCTTTCTATGATTCATGCAGGAAATTGCCTCTGCTCCTTCGACTGTGTCTCATCTGACATTCTGTGCCTCCACTGTCTTTAATTCTGATGGTTATATTATTTCTCATCTCTCTTAATTTTACTTGACTcttttcaaagcttttttttttttttccagtggaaaataacttttattgagACCCCACCAGCTGCAAAATCTGCTCCTCGCATTAAGCTCCTTCTTCCTTTGCAATTCGGTCTTTCTTGAGTGGTCCCATGaatgctttcttctcttccatgGTCTGGAAGCGGCCATGGCCAAACTTGGAGGTGGTGTCAATGAACTTAAGGTCAATCTTCTCCAGAGCCCGCCGCTTCGTCTGCACCAGCAAGGACTTGCGGAGGGTGAGCACCCGCTTCTTGGTTCCCACCACACAGCCTTTCAGCATGACAAAGTCATTGGTCACTTCACCATAGTGGACAAAGCCACCCAGAGGGTTGATGCTCTTGTCAGACAGGTCATAGTCAGTGGAGGCATTGTTCTTGATCAGCTTGCCATCCTTGATAAGGTAGCCCTGGCCAATCTTATAGATCTTCTTATTGATCTCAGTGCGGTGATGGTAGCCTTTCTGCCCAGCACGTGCCACAGAGAAGGCCACACGAGCAGGATGCCATGCCCCAATACAGGCCACCTTGCGCAGGCCTCGGTGGGTCTTGCGGGGCAGCTTCTTGGTGTGCCAACGACTGGTGACCCCTTTGTAGCCTTTGCCCTTGGTGACCCCGATGACGTCGATCATCTCATCCTGCCCAAACACTTGGTTCACAGGTACCTGCTGCTCGAGCCTCTCGCGGGCCCAGTCCAGCTTCTCGGCCACGGTGCCTCCGTTCACCTGGATCTCCATCAGGTGGGCCTTCTTCTGGCGCAGAGGAAGCAGGCGCATCTGGGTGTGGGCAATGACACGGATGACTTGGCAGTACTTCTTCATGCTGCTGAAGTCCTTCTCCAGCTGCTTCTTGCCATCCTCATCCTGCCATTTCTTGCAGTACTTGGTAAAGGCCTTCTTCTTAGATTTATGCCAGTTCTTACAGAAACGCCTCTTGCATTCATCACTGATGTGCTCAGCGAAGACAGTCTTGAAGGTCCGGAGGCCTCGAGGGGTTTCCACGTAGCCCACAATGCCCACAACCACCATGGGTGGCGTCTCCACAATGGTTACAGCCTCCACCACCTCCTTCTTGTTCACCTTAGATCCTGGCCTGTCGACTTCCTGCACGATGTGGGTCAtgccagccttgtatcccaggaagGCTGTGAGGTGGACCGGCTTAGACGGATCATCTTTAGGGAAGCTCTTAACCTTCCCGCGATGCCTGCTGCTGCGCTTCCGAGGCAGGAAGCCGAGCGACCCATGTCTGGGAGCCGAGAACTTTCTGTGAGACATCACGCCATCAAATCCCGCCAGTAGAGCTCAAAGCTGCTTTTTAAAGGGTTTctcttgtttgtgtttttaattcttacttgcatttaattattttcaaatcatgTTAGTTTCTATTGTCTTAAGTGTTTAAGAGTCCAAACCTGCCTTTTGCTGTTTGTGAATGCTTGCTCAAAGTGAGCTGTTTCTGTATGTGTTTCAATTTGAACTTCACttttagctgatttttaaaaattgagttttcatattatttcttaTAGTGTTTCATTCCTCATAGAGTTTTCATCTGTAacgttttcttaaaaaatttaatgaaggCTAAATGGCACAAGAGCTTAAAAACACAGAtgcaggccaggtatggtggctcatgcctgaatcccaggagtttaggaggccgaggtgggtggatcacctgaagtcaggagttcaagaccagcctggccaacatggtgaaactccatctcttctgaaaatacaaaaattagccaggaatggtggtgggtacctgtaatctcagctattcaggaggctaaggcatgagaattgtttgaacttgggaagtgagggttgcagtgagctaagatcacgccacctgcactccagcctgggagacagagccagactcagtctcgggggggggaaaaaaatacGTAGTCACAGGGGTGGGACAGGATGGATGAGGGAGGAGGATGCAGGAGAGAAAGGGGCAGAGCCCTTGGCTGCCCTCTCCCAGCATTGCCTGCACACCTGGCCTCACACCTAGACACTTACCAGAGCACGGAATATTTGTTAGGCTGCAGAAAACCCATGTCTCAAACCGCAATCACCATCCGCAGAGCATGTTCATGGCACATGAAGCTTGCTGACAGGACAGACTGGAATGAATTCCCAACTCCCAACCTGTGTTGCTAGCGTGTCTATGGGGATCCTGTGGACCTGGTCAGAAGAGGACTTCTCTCCAGGTGCCCTGCACTCCATTCTACCAGGTACCCAGAGCCTCACAGATCAGACCACTTTTCATGCCACTACAAGTGGTGCTGGAATTTCCTGGGTTCTGCTGGACATATCAACCACCACCTCAGATGCACCAGAAGGCACCCCTTCCCTCATCTGTTGTGAATTCCCACGGAAGACTTTGGGCCCTGACCGAGCACAGCCTAAAACAGTCACgcttctttttcatcttcttgtGCTGGATGGcagatt
This region includes:
- the LOC126957902 gene encoding 60S ribosomal protein L3-like, with product MSHRKFSAPRHGSLGFLPRKRSSRHRGKVKSFPKDDPSKPVHLTAFLGYKAGMTHIVQEVDRPGSKVNKKEVVEAVTIVETPPMVVVGIVGYVETPRGLRTFKTVFAEHISDECKRRFCKNWHKSKKKAFTKYCKKWQDEDGKKQLEKDFSSMKKYCQVIRVIAHTQMRLLPLRQKKAHLMEIQVNGGTVAEKLDWARERLEQQVPVNQVFGQDEMIDVIGVTKGKGYKGVTSRWHTKKLPRKTHRGLRKVACIGAWHPARVAFSVARAGQKGYHHRTEINKKIYKIGQGYLIKDGKLIKNNASTDYDLSDKSINPLGGFVHYGEVTNDFVMLKGCVVGTKKRVLTLRKSLLVQTKRRALEKIDLKFIDTTSKFGHGRFQTMEEKKAFMGPLKKDRIAKEEGA